The Leptospira ellinghausenii nucleotide sequence ATAGAATCATTAATATTCATAGTTGAAAAAGGAAAAAATTTTGTAGAAATGAGATATAATTCTTGTAAAGAAAGTTTAGTTGATTGTAAACAGCGCATTCCATTTTCTCTGTGTTCATCTAGAGTAAAAAAGGTTAGTTTATTTTCGTATTCTATGATTCTTCTTTTAGAGAATTTCTTTTCATTTTTTGAATTAGATTCTAAATTATCTTCATCTTTGATTAGAAATTCTGGCTCAAATCGAGTTGAGATTATTTTGAAATTACTGTTTAAGTAATCTTCAATATCATTTGAATCTTCTTCTGGAGGTATTATGGGAACAAGATATCCATCGAAAACATATCCGACTTTTTTATTAAATTTTACTGATACCCAATTACCTGAAATTCCTGAGATAATTATTGGTTTTTCTAATTTACTTTCTTTTGACCAATAAATTTTCTCACCATATTCGATGTTGTAAATGATTTTTGAATGTAGGTTTGGTAATTCCCTTACATTTAGCCCACCGCTTGCGACAATATATCCGTATCCATTTTTTTTATTTTCTTTTGAGTAAGTGCCATTCCAAAAATTTATTATTAATATGAAAATTATTATAATCTCTTTCTTTTTTAGCATATATTATAATATTTGTTTTTCAAAT carries:
- a CDS encoding SH3 domain-containing protein; protein product: MLKKKEIIIIFILIINFWNGTYSKENKKNGYGYIVASGGLNVRELPNLHSKIIYNIEYGEKIYWSKESKLEKPIIISGISGNWVSVKFNKKVGYVFDGYLVPIIPPEEDSNDIEDYLNSNFKIISTRFEPEFLIKDEDNLESNSKNEKKFSKRRIIEYENKLTFFTLDEHRENGMRCLQSTKLSLQELYLISTKFFPFSTMNINDSIVSNLVSGKPITELKIPFESISEKKYTILINKISLNYYLNGKPSNKSLDGNFIYTDYDSPLNSLGIFSKPKPTICFGFVV